From one Aquila chrysaetos chrysaetos chromosome 7, bAquChr1.4, whole genome shotgun sequence genomic stretch:
- the TRMT10C gene encoding tRNA methyltransferase 10 homolog C, with translation MQSANMLLKKFVRSSVLPFAAQHGMKKDLFPVSRTLSLSLCLKQDNSCNPSEKLDLDAWKKVMKSGLQEEVSETVSEHKELSTLAAAREILEMWRLAGRSVPENISEEQLKTFMECPSKSAKKKYLRYLYLKELYKKNDRRKMDEKRERRLETEERDSKTDETRRNSFICLWASCMDRAYSWRVAQSMIFGQPLVFDMSYEKDMSIREVANTVRQIVLSEGCNRRSVDPFHIHFCNFKDDSLYHKEFVKQYREAWGKLLITATDQCYTEVFPKDKLIYLTADSPKVMKTFDHDKIYIIGSMVDKSIKTGVSLARAKRLGLETAALPLEKYLLWNAGAKNLTLDQMMRILLTLKDTGDWKAALEFVPKRKYCGFVSRPVHELKKSLNLINTLKLGKRQEELRKQFTKNYSKKLMQK, from the coding sequence ATGCAGTCTGCTAAtatgcttctgaaaaaatttGTAAGAAGTTCTGTCCTTCCATTTGCTGCACAACATGGGATGAAGAAGGATTTGTTTCCAGTCAGTAGAACTCTGAGTTTATCACTTTGCCTGAAGCAGGACAATTCATGCAATCCTTCAGAAAAACTAGATTTAGATGCATGGAAGAAGGTAATGAAGTCTGGGTTGCAAGAAGAAGTCAGTGAGACGGTCTCTGAACATAAGGAGCTTTCCACTTTGGCTGCTGCACGTGAGATTTTGGAGATGTGGAGACTAGCTGGCAGATCGGTTCCAGAAAATATCAGTGAAGAACAGCTAAAAACCTTTATGGAATGTCCTTCCAAGTCAGCCAAAAAGAAGTACTTAAGATATTTGTATCTCAAAGaactttacaagaaaaatgacagaagaaagatggatgagaagagggaaaggaggctGGAAACAGAAGAGCGAGATTCAAAAACTGATGAGACCAGAAGGAATTCATTCATATGTTTGTGGGCCAGCTGTATGGATAGAGCATACAGTTGGAGGGTTGCTCAGTCTATGATCTTTGGCCAACCTCTAGTATTTGACATGTCTTACGAAAAAGATATGTCCATCCGAGAAGTCGCAAATACAGTGAGACAGATAGTATTAAGTGAAGGCTGCAATCGAAGATCTGTGGATCCGTTCCACATCCACTTCTGTAACTTCAAAGACGATAGCCTCTATCATAAGGAATTTGTCAAGCAATATAGAGAGGCATGGGGCAAATTGCTTATCACTGCAACAGACCAGTGCTACACAGAAGTCTTTCCAAAGGATAAGCTTATCTATCTGACTGCTGACTCTCccaaagtaatgaaaacattcGATCATGATAAAATCTATATTATCGGGTCAATGGTTGACAAGAGCATAAAAACAGGAGTCTCTTTAGCACGGGCAAAGCGACTGGGGCTGGAGACTGCAGCCCTTCCCTTGGAGAAGTACTTGCTTTGGAATGCTGGTGCCAAAAATCTCACATTGGATCAAATGATGCGTATTTTATTAACCTTGAAAGATACTGGAGACTGGAAGGCGGCTCTGGAATTTGTTCCGAAAAGGAAATACTGTGGCTTTGTAAGCAGGCCTGtacatgaactgaaaaaaagcttaaacTTGATCAACACACTTAAACTTGGAAAGAGACAGGAAGAATTACGAAAGCAATTTACCAAGAACTACTCTAAGAAGCTAATGCAAAAGTAG
- the LOC115344151 gene encoding PEST proteolytic signal-containing nuclear protein, producing the protein MADGRAEGEKAKRPQPGGGPEEEAEKPVKTKTVSSSNGGESSSRSAEKRAANEEAEDFTTKPAPAKMSKFGFSIGSQTAKKASAISIKLGANKPKEPVPTLAPKTLSVAAAFNEDEDSEPEEMPPEAKMRMKNIGRDTPTSAGPNSFNKGKHGFSDNQKLWERNIKSHLGNVHDQENN; encoded by the exons ATGGCGGACGGCAGAGCTGAGGGGGAGAAGGCGAAGCGGCCGCAGCCCGGAGGAG GACctgaagaagaggcagaaaaaccTGTGAAAACTAAGACTGTTTCTTCCAGTAATGGAGGAGAAAGTTCGAGTCGCAGCGCAGAGAAACGGGCAGCTAATGAAGAAGCTGAAGACTTCACCACAAAGCCTGCTCCTGCCAAAATGTCCAAGTTTGGATTTTCCATAGGCAGTCAGACAGCAAAGAAGGCATCTGCAATATCCATCAAACTAGGAGCAAAT AAGCCTAAAGAGCCTGTTCCAACCCTTGCTCCAAAAACCCTTTCCGTAGCAGCAGCTTTCAATGAAGATGAAGAT AGTGAACCAGAAGAAATGCCTCCAGAAGCCAAGATGCGTATGAAGAACATTGGAAG GGATACACCAACCTCAGCAGGACCAAATTCCTTCAATAAAGGAAAGCATGGTTTTTCTGACAACCAGAAGCTATGGGAACGAAATATAAAATCTCATCTTGGAAATGTCCATGACCAAGAAAATAACTAA
- the ZBTB11 gene encoding zinc finger and BTB domain-containing protein 11, translated as MSSEESYLAILRYLTNEREPYAPGTEGNAKRKIRKAAACYVVRGGTLYYQRRQRDQQRFAELEVVLQAERRARLIRAAHLAPDGAHRTRLQTWQGLSQKYWWRGILKQVKDYIKECSKCQQKLDRSRSLSDPSEMLEELGLDAKSHEDSNETDDELSNTASVPAASPKPVKKKPIAKHELVFVDSKGLVKQSSSKHCLSVLNQLNQQRLSNQFCDVTLLIEGEEYKAHKSVLAANSEYFRELFIEKGAVSSHEAVVDLSGFCKSSFLPLLEFAYTSELTFDFCSMAEVAMLARHLFMSEVLEICENVHKQMEEKQITVYQKGDIQTVESTQNLPEQTEVGTQPVDGAEQPELAANEAPVAVNGAPSSAGTEEAAAPQPEFLPPEPAEATPDDLSKPVEQCETTENYVKMQLPESISNSTVSVVKAEPSAVEAMDTESQMEIETDQNESGKANVDTASEDSSETLKQKRGRQSKEQSIPVSQPESLASSQDDTYKSKLRQRSVSEGGYIRLHKGIEKKLQNRKTNPKSAIQQVAMKLVQRGKKMKQPRRDTTENNEVEAQHKCTECGMVFQRRYALIMHTLKHERSKDYKCPLCKKEFQYGASLRAHLVRHTRKTEVNTAASSVEETGVSSVKGRTKREFICDICGRTLPKLYSLRIHMLKHTGVKPHACKVCGKTFTYKHGLKMHLALHEVQKQFKCDLCEKSFVTKRSLQEHMSIHTGESKYLCSICGKSFHRASGLSKHIKKHQPKPEVRGYQCTQCEKSFYEARDLRQHMNKHLGVKPFQCQFCGKCYSWKKDWYSHVKSHSVTDPYRCNICGKEFYEKALYRRHVKKATHGKKGRAKQNLERVCEHCGRKFTQLREYRRHMNNHEGVKPFECLTCGVAWADARSLKRHVRTHTGERPYVCPVCNEAYIDARTLRKHMTKFHRDYVPCKIMLEKDTLQFHNQGTQVEHAISIVAADMQEQETEISVGGGEIETVVVTGETLEAIEAVAATEECTSVSTLSDQSIMQVVNYVLAQQQGQKMAEVTQAIETVEVEVAHVTKTD; from the exons gcATTCTTAAGCAGGTTAAAGATTACATTAAAGAATGCAGCAAGTGCCAGCAAAAGCTAGATCGCTCTAGATCTCTGTCAGACCCTTCTGAAATGCTGGAGGAACTAGGACTGGATGCAAAATCTCATGAAGACAGTAATGAAACAGATGATGAATTGAGTAATACAGCATCAGTCCCAGCTGCATCCCCAAAGCCTGTGAAGAAGAAGCCAATAGCGAAGCATGAGCTTGTATTT GTTGACAGTAAGGGCCTTGTGAAGCAGTCATCTTCCAAACATTGTCTGTCAGTCTTAAACCAACTGAATCAGCAGAGGCTTTCCAATCAGTTCTGTGATGTGACTCTGCTGATTGAAGGAGAGGAGTACAAAGCTCACAAATCTGTCTTGGCAGCCAACAGCGAGTACTTCCGAGAGCTCTTCATTGAAAAGGGAGCTGTCTCTAGTCATGAAGCTGTAGTGGATCTGTCAG GGTTCTGCAAGTCCAGTTTCCTACCTCTATTGGAATTTGCTTATACTTCAGAATTAACTTTTGACTTCTGTAGTATGGCAGAAGTGGCCATGCTTGCCCGGCATCTCTTCATGTCAGAAGTCCTTGAAATCTGTGAAAATGTGCACAAACagatggaagagaaacaaattacAGTGTACCAAAAGGGAGATATTCAAACAGTAGAGTCAACACAAAATTTGCCAGAGCAGACTGAAGTTGGGACGCAGCCCGTGGACGGTGCTGAGCAACCTGAGCTCGCAGCCAATGAAGCGCCAGTAGCTGTGAACGGAGCTCCTTCTTCTGCTGGGACAGAGGAGGCGGCAGCACCCCAGCCTGAATTCCTGCCCCCAGAGCCTGCGGAGGCCACTCCGGATGATCTTTCGAAGCCTGTGGAGCAGTgtgaaacaactgaaaattacGTCAAGATGCAGCTGCCGGAGAGCATTTCAAATAGCACTGTGTCTGTCGTAAAGGCTGAGCCATCAGCTGTGGAAGCCATGGACACAGAAAGTCAAATGGAAATTGAGACAGATCAAAATGAAAGTGGTAAAGCAAATGTGGACACCGCTTCTGAAGACTCCTCAGAAACACTCAAGCAAAAACGTGGCAGGCAAAGTAAAGAACAGAGCATTCCAGTTTCACAACCCGAAAGTTTAGCTTCCAGCCAAGATGATACTTACAAAAGCAAGCTTCGCCAGCGTTCTGTTAGTGAAGGGGGATATATCAGATTACATaaaggaattgaaaaaaaactgcaaaatagaAAGACAAATCCTAAATCTGCAATTCAGCAG GTTGCCATGAAGCTGGtacaaagagggaaaaaaatgaaacagcccAGAAGAGATaccacagaaaataatgaagtagaAGCTCAGCACAAATGCACTGAGTGTGGAATGGTGTTCCAGCGGCGCTATGCACTTATAATGCACACATTGAAACATGAAAGATCTAAAGATTATAAATGCCCA ttGTGTAAAAAAGAATTCCAGTATGGTGCCTCCCTGCGAGCCCATCTTGTCCGGCACACTCGGAAGACTGAAGTGAACACTGCAGCTTCTAGTGTAGAAGAGACGGGCGTGTCTTCGGTGAAAGGGAGAACTAAACGGGAATTTATATGTGATATATGTGGGAGAACTCTACCTAAGCTCTATTCTCTCAGAATACATATGCTCAAACACACAGGTGTAAAACCACATGCATGCAAG gtttGTGGAAAGACCTTTACGTATAAGCATGGATTAAAAATGCACTTAGCTCTCCATGAAGTACAGAAACAGTTCAAGTGTGACTTGTGTGAGAAGTCTTTTGTCACAAAAAGAAGTCTTCAGGAACACATGAGCATTCATACAG GAGAATCCAAGTATCTTTGCTCCATCTGTGGAAAATCTTTCCATAGGGCATCAGGACTCAGTAAACACATAAAGAAGCACCAGCCAAAGCCTGAAGTTCGTGGATATCAGTGTACTCA GTGTGAAAAGAGTTTCTATGAAGCTCGAGATCTTCGGCAGCATATGAATAAACATTTAGGTGTGAAGCCATTTCAGTGTCAGTTCTGTGGAAAATGTTACAGTTGGAAGAAAGACTGGTATTCTCATGTAAAGTCTCATTCTGTCACAGACCCTTATAG GTGTAATATATGTGGTAAAGAATTTTATGAGAAAGCTTTGTACAGAAGACATGTAAAGAAAGCCACACATggtaaaaaaggaagagcaaaacaaaatctggaACGAGTTTGTGAGCATTGTGGAAGAAAATTCACACAACTCCGGGAATATAGGAGGCACATGAACAATCATGAAG GTGTGAAGCCATTTGAATGTCTAACTTGCGGAGTAGCCTGGGCTGATGCACGTTCATTGAAGCGTCACGTGAGGACGCATACTGGAGAACGACCGTATGTTTGTCCAGTGTGCAACGAAGCTTACATAGATGCCCGGACACTACGGAAGCACATGACCAAGTTTCATAGGGACTACGTACCCTGCAAAATTATGCTGGAAAAAGATACTCTTCAGTTTCATAACCAGGGGACACAGGTGGAGCATGCCATCAGCATTGTAGCAGCAGACATGCAGGAACAAGAAACTGAGATTAGCGTTGGTGGTGGTGAGATTGAGACTGTGGTAGTGACAGGAGAGACGCTTGAAGCCATCGAAGCAGTTGCAGCTACTGAGGAATGTACATCAGTCTCTACTCTTTCTGACCAAAGCATCATGCAGGTGGTAAATTATGTATTGGCTCAAcagcaaggacagaaaatggCTGAAGTGACACAGGCCATTGAAACTGTAGAAGTAGAAGTGGCCCATGTTACAAAGACAGACTGA